In the Anoplopoma fimbria isolate UVic2021 breed Golden Eagle Sablefish chromosome 7, Afim_UVic_2022, whole genome shotgun sequence genome, one interval contains:
- the cth1 gene encoding cysteine three histidine 1: MFETSSDDLFLPSYQDEELVDNLLSNEESDGDCGGKALSLASALLPLVESCSPTLTPWVCSTRYKTELCTSYSTTGFCKYAERCQFAHGLHELHVPFRHPKYKTELCRSFHTTGYCYYGSRCLFVHSATEQRPALRRRRNVPCRTFRSFGVCPFGTRCNFLHTEVGDVGSGSESPDVGEEKPVPVSSPQIQPQTKEWRPRGALCRTFSSFGFCLYGTRCRFQHGLPNKIRTSDQTQGESLYLQPSHGSSGLPSPSSLFTSTSSSPPSASPLTTPPAEATAHNAFTFSSQHLSDLLLPLAIHLQQLESSKAQEIWDNRAL, from the exons ATGTTTGAG ACCAGTAGTGACGACTTGTTCCTGCCTTCCTACCAAGATGAGGAACTGGTGGACAACCTGCTGTCCAATGAGGAGTCGGACGGAGATTGCGGCGGTAAAGCGCTCTCCCTGGCTAGTGCCCTGCTCCCCCTGGTAGAGTCCTGCTCCCCGACCCTCACCCCCTGGGTCTGCTCCACCCGCTACAAGACCGAGCTCTGCACCAGCTACTCCACCACTGGCTTCTGCAAGTACGCAGAGCGCTGCCAGTTCGCCCATGGCCTCCACGAGCTCCATGTTCCCTTCCGCCACCCGAAATACAAGACGGAGTTGTGCCGCAGCTTCCACACGACTGGCTACTGCTACTACGGCAGCCGCTGCCTGTTCGTCCACAGTGCCACGGAGCAGCGACCCGCCCTGCGCCGCCGCAGGAACGTCCCCTGTCGCACCTTCCGCTCATTCGGTGTCTGTCCCTTTGGCACCCGATGCAACTTCCTGCACACAGAGGTCGGCGATGTCGGCAGCGGTTCAGAGTCGCCCGATGTTGGCGAGGAGAAGCCCGTGCCTGTTTCCAGCCCCCAGATCCAACCGCAGACCAAGGAGTGGAGGCCCCGTGGCGCTCTGTGCCGCACCTTCAGCTCCTTTGGGTTCTGCCTGTACGGCACACGCTGCCGCTTCCAGCATGGCCTCCCCAACAAGATCCGAACCTCCGACCAGACCCAAGGAGAGTCCCTCTACCTTCAGCCGTCCCACGGCAGCTCCGGTTTGCCTTCCCCAAGCTCTctcttcacctccacctcttcttctcctccgtCTGCCTCCCCTCTCACCACCCCGCCTGCAGAGGCCACTGCCCACAACGCCTTCACCTTCTCCAGTCAGCACCTCAGTGACCTGCTGCTGCCACTGGCCAtccacctgcagcagctggagagcAGCAAGGCCCAGGAGATCTGGGACAACAGGGCGCTCTAA
- the kcnk7 gene encoding potassium channel, subfamily K, member 7 codes for MAQLLSSLGLLCRVNAFACLVLCYLLFILLGGLVFTAVEKPVEMELRAEVEELQRSFLQENPCVRESALSELLGKALSAHQSDVAVLQADADDRRYDFTSSLYFVIVTLTTMGSDSYTPKSDEAKLFCIFYCALGIPLTLLLLTLLSNLLLPAVTHAPVHHLHTYWGLPYTRATFVHAGLLSLLIVSLLFLLPSLLVCVLEPNWSFLDALFFCFLVLSTIGQGGNSLGRDWGPSAKETLQLLTTCYLLVGLVVIITFKDTVLQVPRVCAVMRLFSGPRYAELEGVHLSELTLSEEHCEEEAQYSQSICTVSSTPLELTGPAVAHRDGTSTPKTT; via the exons atggccCAGCTGCTGTCTTCACTGGGACTGCTCTGCAGGGTCAACGCGTTTGCCTGCCTGGTTCTGTGCTACCTGCTCTTCATTCTGCTGGGAGGTCTGGTGTTCACGGCCGTGGAGAAGCCCGTGGAGATGGAGCTGAGGGctgaggtggaggagctgcagcgcTCCTTCCTGCAGGAGAACCCCTGCGTCCGGGAGAGCGCGCTGAGCGAGCTGCTGGGGAAAGCTCTCTCTGCTCACCAGAGCGACGTGGCCGTTCTGCAGGCCGACGCCGATGACAGACGCTATGACTTCACCTCCTCGCTCTACTTCGTCATAGTCACTCTGACCACCATGG gtTCGGACTCTTACACCCCCAAATCCGATGAAGCCAAGCTCTTCTGTATCTTTTACTGCGCCCTTGGGATCCCCCTcaccctgctcctcctcactctcctctctaacctcctcctccccgcGGTCACCCACGCTCCCGTCCACCACCTGCACACTTACTGGGGTTTGCCCTACACCCGGGCCACCTTCGTCCATGCTGGCCTCCTCTCGCTGCTCATCgtctccctccttttcctcctcccctccctcctggTTTGTGTGCTGGAGCCCAACTGGAGCTTCCTGGATGCTCTTTTCTTCTGCTTCCTCGTCCTGAGCACCATCGGCCAGGGAGGGAACTCTCTGGGGAGAGACTGGGGCCCGTCGGCCAAGGAGACGCTCCAACTCCTCACCACGT GTTACCTGCTGGTAGGCCTGGTGGTGATCATTACCTTCAAGGATACTGTCCTGCAGGTTCCCCGGGTCTGTGCGGTGATGAGGCTGTTCTCTGGTCCGCGGTATGCAGAGCTGGAAGGTGTCCACCTCAGTGAGCTGACCCTGAGTGAAGAACACTGTGAGGAGGAGGCTCAATACTCCCAGTCCATCTGCACCGTCTCCTCCACTCCACTGGAGCTGACGGGCCCTGCTGTCGCACACAGAGACGGAACCTCGACTCCCAAAACCACCTGA
- the taf6l gene encoding LOW QUALITY PROTEIN: TAF6-like RNA polymerase II p300/CBP-associated factor-associated factor 65 kDa subunit 6L (The sequence of the model RefSeq protein was modified relative to this genomic sequence to represent the inferred CDS: inserted 2 bases in 1 codon), producing MADREERRFAEVSRESVKLMSESAGVELGDDVAALLAEDVCYRLREATQSSSQFMRHAKRRKLTVEDFNRALRWSKVEAICGYGAQDALPFRSAKEGELFFVEDRDINLVELALATNIPKGCAETLVRVNVSYLDGKGNLEPQGTVPTAVQSLSEDLLKYYQQITRAILGEDPHLMKVALLDLQSNSKIAALLPYFVYVISGVKSVSHDLEQLNRLLHMVKSLVQNPYLYLGSYVRSLVSSVMYCILEPLAASINPLNDHWTLRDYAALLLSHIFWTHGDLVSGLYHQILLSLQKVLSDPVRPLCSHYGAVVGLHALGWKAVERVLFPHLPAYWANLQAVLDDYSVSNAQVKADGHKVYGAILVAVERLLKMKALSLCQPAEGGSGGPPGSAVGAMGYRVSSPGLSPPPEPLSEAVLGIASHLQAGGAGCPWEEWSPVPLPAMYCELYSFFGDSLAVRFSTGPGFGSYPPCPSTQLGDARKEPCGPASNPDTARKMPQLTANLNISPRQDGSPRTDPXPPSLAATGAGRSLARSSSSASSSSVQRSRSSSSRSGQRSAGPSRDVFPKARFTSPQTGLPVFSFLIGGRQMGRRCQGRRPFQTTFAPTPPIPAVPPRAYAHKLPVIGRVGKPVRRWACSHYSLHLPL from the exons ATGGCGGACCGGGAGGAGCGCCGCTTCGCAGAGGTTTCCCGGGAGTCCGTCAAACTCATGTCCGAGAGTGCAGGCGTGGAGCTGGGCGACGATGTGGCCGCTCTGCTGGCCGAGGACGTGTGTTACCGGCTCAGAGAGGCAACGCAG agcagctctcaGTTCATGAGACATGCCAAGAGGAGGAAGCTGACGGTGGAGGACTTCAACAGAGCTCTGCGCTGGAGCAAAGTGGAG GCCATATGTGGCTACGGGGCCCAGGATGCTCTCCCCTTCCGCTCGGCAAAAGAAGGGGAGCTTTTCTTTGTCGAGGACCGGGACATCAACTTGGTCGAGTTGGCTCTGGCCACCAACATCCCAAAGGGCTGCGCTGAGACCCTGGTGCGAG TGAACGTGTCTTACCTGGACGGGAAAGGCAACCTGGAGCCTCAGGGGACAG TTCCCACAGCAGTGCAGTCTCTGTCGGAGGACCTGCTGAAGTACTACCAGCAGATCACTCGGGCCATCCTGGGAGAGGACCCCCACCTCATGAAG GTGGCTCTGCTAGACCTCCAGTCCAACTCCAAGATCGCTGCCCTGTTGCCATACTTTGTTTATGTCATCAGCGGG gtgAAGTCAGTGAGCCACGACCTGGAGCAGCTCAACAGGCTCTTGCACATGGTGAAGAGCCTGGTCCAGAACCCCTACCTGTACCTGGGCTCGTACGTGCGCAGCCTGGTCTCCAGTGTCATGTACTGCATCCTGGAGCCGCTGGCCGCCTCCATCAACCCGCTGAACGACCACTGGACCCTCCGGGACTATGCGGCCCTGCTCCTCAGCCACATCTTCTG gACTCACGGGGATCTGGTGAGCGGTCTCTACCACCAGATCCTGCTGTCCCTCCAGAAGGTTCTGTCCGACCCGGTGAGGCCGCTCTGCTCCCACTACGGAGCCGTGGTGGGGCTTCATGCTCTGGGATGGAAG GCTGTAGAGAGAGTGCTGTTTCCACACCTCCCCGCCTACTGGGCCAACCTCCAGGCCGTGCTGGACGACTACTCTGTTTCCAACGCCCAGGTCAAAGCAGACGGACACAAGGTCTACGGAGCCATCCTG GTGGCAGTGGAGCGTCTGCTGAAGATGAAGGCCCTGTCTCTGTGTCAGCCAGCAGAGGGGGGCTCCGGCGGTCCACCGGGCTCTGCTGTGGGTGCTATGGGTTACAGGGTGAGTTCCCCCGGCCTCAGCCCCCCCCCAGAGCCCCTGTCGGAGGCAGTCCTGGGCATCGCCAGCCACCTTCAGGCGGGCGGGGCCGGCTGTCCCTGGGAGGAGTGGAGCCCGGTCCCTCTCCCCGCCATGTACTGTGAGCTGTACTCCTTCTTTGGAGACAGCCTGGCGGTCCGGTTCAGCACGGGGCCGGGGTTCGGCAGCTACCCTCCCTGCCCGTCGACGCAGCTCGGTGATGCCAGGAAGGAACCCTGTGGCCCCGCCTCCAACCCCGACACCGCCCGGAAGATGCCCCAGCTGACTGCCAACCTCAACATCAGCCCAAGGCAAGATGGGAGCCCTCGCACCGACCC CCCCCCCAGCCTGGCAGCGACCGGAGCAGGAAG GTCCCTGGctcgctcctcttcctctgcctcctcctcctcggtgcAGCGCTCCAGATCTTCCTCGTCACGTTCGGGCCAGCGTTCGGCCGGTCCATCTCGAGACGTTTTCCCCAAAGCTCGCTTCACCTCCCCTCAGACGGGACTTCCTGTGTTCTCCTTCCTCATCGGCGGGCGGCAAATGGGCCGCCGTTGCCAAGGGCGCCGGCCTTTCCAAACCACTTTCGCCCCAACTCCGCCCATTCCTGCCGTCCCGCCACGCGCCTACGCACACAAGCTGCCCGTCATCGGCAGAGTGGGCAAACCTGTGCGCCGGTGGGCGTGTTCCCATTACTCCCTTCACCTGCCTCTCTAG